A single Cyclopterus lumpus isolate fCycLum1 chromosome 1, fCycLum1.pri, whole genome shotgun sequence DNA region contains:
- the LOC117743900 gene encoding septin-9-like isoform X2 yields MERDRIAGSEVSLSHSNMSESTKPHHPNPQGKGEKTHGSDFSYVGIDAILEQMRRKAMKQGFELNVMVVGQSGLGKSTLMNTLFKSKVSRKSVQPNPEERIPKTIEIKSISHDIEEKGVRMKLTVIDTPGFGDQINNENCWQPIMKFINDQYEAYLQEEIHINRKKRIPDSRVHCCIYFIPPTGHCLRPLDVEFMRRLSKVVNIVPVIAKADTLTLEERDDFKQTIREELRANGIDVYPQKEFDEDADDRMINDKIREMIPFAVVGSDQEYQVNGKRILGRKTKWGTIEVENIAHCEFAYLRDLLIRTHMQNIKDITGSIHYETYRVRRLNESNGHFSPHPSDHPAAQPKANGQHEEQPGGAAQPNGVAAQHEARSHEM; encoded by the exons ggtcagaggtcagtctGAGCCACAGCAACATGTCGGAGTCCACCAAGCCCCACCACCCCAACCCACAGGGCAAGGGGGAGAAGACCCATGGCAGCGATTTCAGCTACGTGGGCATCGACGCCATCCTGgagcagatgaggaggaaggcCATGAAGCAGGGCTTCGAGCTCAACGTCATGGTTGTGG GGCAAAGCGGCCTGGGGAAGTCCACTCTGATGAACACCCTGTTCAAATCCAAAGTGAGCCGTAAGTCGGTGCAGCCGAATCCGGAGGAGAGGATCCCCAAGACCATCGAGATCAAGTCCATCAGTCACG ACATCGAGGAGAAAGGAGTGAGAATGAAGCTGACGGTAATTGACACTCCGGGCTTCGGGGATCAGATCAACAATGAAAACTG CTGGCAGCCCATCATGAAGTTCATCAATGACCAGTATGAAGCCTACCTGCAGGAGGAAATCCACATcaacaggaagaagaggatcCCGGACTCCAGGGTGCACTGCTGCATATACTTCATCCCGCCCACTGGCCACTG tCTGAGGCCTCTGGATGTGGAGTTCATGAGGCGTCTGAGTAAGGTGGTCAACATCGTTCCCGTCATCGCCAAGGCCGACACACTCACcctggaggagagggacgaCTTTAAACAGACG ATTAGGGAAGAGCTGCGAGCCAACGGAATCGACGTTTACCCCCAGAAAGAGTTCGACGAGGACGCAGACGACAGGATGATCAACGATAAAATCCGG GAGATGATCCCTTTTGCTGTTGTGGGCAGTGACCAGGAGTACCAGGTGAACGGAAAGAGGATTCtgggaaggaaaacaaaatgggGAACCATAgagg TTGAGAATATTGCACACTGTGAGTTTGCTTACCTGCGAGACCTCCTCATCAG gacgCACATGCAGAACATCAAGGACATCACAGGCAGCATCCACTACGAGACGTATCGCGTCCGCCGGTTAAATGAGTCCAACGGCCACTTCAGCCCTCACCCGTCCGACCATCCGGCTGCTCAGCCAAAGGCCAACGGTCAGCATGAGGAGCAGCCCGGCGGCGCCGCGCAGCCCAACGGAGTGGCTGCTCAGCACGAAGCCCGGTCCCACGAGATGTAG
- the LOC117743900 gene encoding septin-9-like isoform X3: MSESTKPHHPNPQGKGEKTHGSDFSYVGIDAILEQMRRKAMKQGFELNVMVVGQSGLGKSTLMNTLFKSKVSRKSVQPNPEERIPKTIEIKSISHDIEEKGVRMKLTVIDTPGFGDQINNENCWQPIMKFINDQYEAYLQEEIHINRKKRIPDSRVHCCIYFIPPTGHCLRPLDVEFMRRLSKVVNIVPVIAKADTLTLEERDDFKQTIREELRANGIDVYPQKEFDEDADDRMINDKIREMIPFAVVGSDQEYQVNGKRILGRKTKWGTIEVENIAHCEFAYLRDLLIRTHMQNIKDITGSIHYETYRVRRLNESNGHFSPHPSDHPAAQPKANGQHEEQPGGAAQPNGVAAQHEARSHEM; encoded by the exons ATGTCGGAGTCCACCAAGCCCCACCACCCCAACCCACAGGGCAAGGGGGAGAAGACCCATGGCAGCGATTTCAGCTACGTGGGCATCGACGCCATCCTGgagcagatgaggaggaaggcCATGAAGCAGGGCTTCGAGCTCAACGTCATGGTTGTGG GGCAAAGCGGCCTGGGGAAGTCCACTCTGATGAACACCCTGTTCAAATCCAAAGTGAGCCGTAAGTCGGTGCAGCCGAATCCGGAGGAGAGGATCCCCAAGACCATCGAGATCAAGTCCATCAGTCACG ACATCGAGGAGAAAGGAGTGAGAATGAAGCTGACGGTAATTGACACTCCGGGCTTCGGGGATCAGATCAACAATGAAAACTG CTGGCAGCCCATCATGAAGTTCATCAATGACCAGTATGAAGCCTACCTGCAGGAGGAAATCCACATcaacaggaagaagaggatcCCGGACTCCAGGGTGCACTGCTGCATATACTTCATCCCGCCCACTGGCCACTG tCTGAGGCCTCTGGATGTGGAGTTCATGAGGCGTCTGAGTAAGGTGGTCAACATCGTTCCCGTCATCGCCAAGGCCGACACACTCACcctggaggagagggacgaCTTTAAACAGACG ATTAGGGAAGAGCTGCGAGCCAACGGAATCGACGTTTACCCCCAGAAAGAGTTCGACGAGGACGCAGACGACAGGATGATCAACGATAAAATCCGG GAGATGATCCCTTTTGCTGTTGTGGGCAGTGACCAGGAGTACCAGGTGAACGGAAAGAGGATTCtgggaaggaaaacaaaatgggGAACCATAgagg TTGAGAATATTGCACACTGTGAGTTTGCTTACCTGCGAGACCTCCTCATCAG gacgCACATGCAGAACATCAAGGACATCACAGGCAGCATCCACTACGAGACGTATCGCGTCCGCCGGTTAAATGAGTCCAACGGCCACTTCAGCCCTCACCCGTCCGACCATCCGGCTGCTCAGCCAAAGGCCAACGGTCAGCATGAGGAGCAGCCCGGCGGCGCCGCGCAGCCCAACGGAGTGGCTGCTCAGCACGAAGCCCGGTCCCACGAGATGTAG